From Astatotilapia calliptera chromosome 19, fAstCal1.2, whole genome shotgun sequence, a single genomic window includes:
- the LOC113012009 gene encoding uncharacterized protein LOC113012009 — protein MHIKAAQDSVHVESRRPRGVATQQLIDERRFSNLRRLIGTVAWVWRVAKKFMRSKTRDQEKWEVVPSSGVLTVSERQDAFRDLCLAAQEGVTFPSTTTDRLVVYKDQTSGLLVCGGRIQTFKKDRRAVPLLPFQAWLSTLLAREAHSEGHGGVAETLLRMRMKAWVVRGRIIAQKVVDQCIICKKAKARTCKQVMGDLPEERSNPAAPFEFTSVDLFGPYHVRDDVKRRVTMKVWGVVFCCMASRAIHVELASTLSTESFLLAYQRFTSVRGHPRKIWSDPGTNFVGAKPVLEEMYAYLRRQNKESLEEYSAKNETIWAWKILPADSPHRNGAAEAAVRVIKRALHTLGNTEALTFSEFLTALQLAANLANERPIDARIQSREDRIDYITPNNLLLGRATQSGDFKTVDFTNYPFKRLKEIQTIVNNFWRSWSQLAGPNLFIRSKWHTSERNIAVGDIVWLCDQNALRGQFRLAKVISVNPDSKGIVRDVHVRVSPSSSIAIKSPKPATTSPELGTTLHRDIRRLVVLLPVEDQVRDQPT, from the coding sequence ATGCACATCAAGGCGGCTCAGGACTCAGTACACGTAGAGTCGAGAAGACCACGAGGAGTAGCAACCCAACAGCTAATCGACGAAAGGCGATTCAGCAACCTGAGAAGGCTGATTGGGACCGTGGCGTGGGTCTGGAGGGTTGCCAAAAAGTTCATGAGATCAAAGACCAGAGACCAAGAAAAGTGGGAGGTAGTACCATCTTCGGGTGTCCTCACAGTCAGCGAAAGACAAGATGCTTTTCGAGACCTTTGCCTAGCAGCACAAGAGGGCGTCACCTTCCCAAGCACCACAACAGACAGACTAGTCGTTTACAAAGACCAAACAAGTGGACTTCTAGTTTGTGGGGGCAGAATCCAAACCTTCAAAAAAGACCGCAGAGCCGTTCCCCTTCTACCATTCCAAGCCTGGCTATCCACCCTCCTTGCCAGAGAAGCACACAGCGAGGGACATGGCGGAGTGGCAGAAACCTTACTGCGGATGAGAATGAAGGCTTGGGTtgtcagaggaagaattatTGCCCAAAAGGTCGTTGACCAGTGCATCATCTGCAAGAAGGCAAAGGCAAGAACCTGCAAGCAAGTAATGGGGGACTTACCTGAAGAGAGGTCAAATCCTGCTGCACCATTCGAATTTACATCTGTTGACCTGTTTGGACCCTATCATGTGAGGGATGATGTCAAGAGAAGAGTGACCATGAAAGTTTGGGGAGTTGTGTTTTGCTGTATGGCAAGCCGAGCCATTCATGTCGAACTAGCGAGCACACTATCAACAGAGAGCTTCCTGCTTGCCTACCAGAGGTTCACTTCTGTCCGAGGCCATCCCCGAAAAATCTGGTCAGATCCTGGTACAAACTTTGTCGGCGCCAAACCTGTCTTGGAAGAAATGTATGCTTACCTGAGACGACAAAACAAGGAGTCGCTTGAAGAATACTCTGCCAAAAATGAGACCATCTGGGCATGGAAGATTCTTCCTGCTGACTCACCTCACCGAAATGGGGCCGCCGAAGCTGCTGTCAGAGTTATCAAGAGAGCCCTCCATACTCTCGGCAATACAGAGGCTCTTACCTTTAGTGAGTTTCTGACAGCACTCCAGCTAGCCGCCAACCTTGCAAATGAGAGACCCATTGATGCCAGAATTCAGAGCCGAGAAGATCGCATTGACTACATCACGCCGAATAATCTGTTGCTTGGTCGAGCCACACAAAGTGGGGACTTCAAAACTGTTGACTTCACAAATTATCCTTTCAAAAGGCTGAAGGAAATACAAACCATAGTCAACAACTTCTGGAGGTCCTGGAGCCAACTCGCTGGACCAAACCTGTTCATCCGCAGTAAATGGCATACTTCAGAGAGAAACATTGCTGTTGGAGACATAGTTTGGCTCTGCGACCAAAATGCCCTTAGAGGGCAGTTCAGACTTGCAAAAGTCATTAGCGTGAATCCTGATTCCAAAGGGATCGTTCGAGATGTGCATGTGAGGGTCTCTCCAAGTTCCAGCATTGCGATCAAGAGTCCAAAACCCGCTACCACAAGTCCTGAGCTGGGCACCACCTTACATCGGGACATCCGGCGTCTTGTGGTCCTTTTACCGGTGGAAGATCAAGTAAGGGACCAGCCCACCTGA